GAGCGGTTCGCCGCCACGCCGAAGGCCGGGGCCCGACAGAACGTCGGGCCCCGGGCCTCGGGCGTCGCCCGCTCCGGCCGCAGTCCGAAGCGGGCCGACGCGGGGGCGGGGGCGCTACCCCTCCGTCCCGACCTCGCGCAGCAGCAGGCCGGCGAAGGCCCGCCACAGCAGCAGCGCCGCGCCCGCGCCGAGGCACGCGCCGGCCACCACGTCGCTCAGCCAGTTGGCGTGCAGCCAGGTCGCGCTCCACATGTCGAGCGCCGTGGCCGATCCTCCGGCGACCCACCACAGCCGGCGTCCACGGCGCCGGAGGACCAGGACGCCCACCAGCACGGCCAGCGCCGCCGCACTGCAGGCGTGGCCCGAGGGAAAGGAGGCACCGCTGACCAGGGTCAACGGCTCGTCGGGGCGGGGACGGTCGAGGATCGCCTTGGCCGGAAGCAGCAGGATGTTGCTCGCGATGCAGGCGCTGACCGCGCACAGGGCCGACCAGGGCCGCTTGACCGCGGCGAGC
This genomic interval from Streptacidiphilus rugosus AM-16 contains the following:
- a CDS encoding phosphatase PAP2 family protein, coding for MPTEAQPTPGLPFRPSARLETEDAPLRPGGLATLAGAVLLTAGASAGIALAVAPHGFLQSIDDAWAASTAGEHGGLRNLVAVMIEGGFGGPAGVIAWVALAGWLAAVKRPWSALCAVSACIASNILLLPAKAILDRPRPDEPLTLVSGASFPSGHACSAAALAVLVGVLVLRRRGRRLWWVAGGSATALDMWSATWLHANWLSDVVAGACLGAGAALLLWRAFAGLLLREVGTEG